TGTCATTAAATGCACCCTAGTAACGACAAAGCCTGTAGACATCTACACAGCAGGAGTGGACATGGAGGACTGGATCGACAAATCTAATGCGTAGTAGGCAAAGGTTTCATCTTATATGAGCGGAATCGAGGCTGAAGACGATTCCTTGGGTTCTATAGGAGCGGTCATCTTTTTGGGTGTGGTCTGGTCACACAAGTGTATTGTGGGAGTATGTTTTCTGTTGTTGGATACTTGAGGCTTTAGCTTTACTTCAGTCCCCCTCTCCATGGCTCCAGTCCTCCACGCTCCTCTGTGCATTGTCTTTAGGCGGAGAGTTCATGTTTCATTTTTGTCAtatctatgtttgtttttctacTTTTCTCGGGTGGGATTTCTTTAAACTGAAAGCTTTGTGAGGCAGGATGCATGACAGCCCTTCTGAAGGTACTCAACCCAAGGACTGAGACAGAACAGAGCCATATACATATATTTGtgggtatatactgtatatggctCGGAGAGAGAATCCCTTGGATTTCTGACACTGTACTTACCGACCTACTCAAACAGAATCCCTACTCCCTGTTCTAAAGTGGTACTTTAATGAGTTGAAGAAACAAGAAAACATACTCTGGCTCCAAGCCTATTCAAATCCCTATTTATAATATATAAAATCCTCTTTTTAAGTGTGTGCAGATAGTATTTGAATGAGTGCCATTGGCTCACGAGGAGCACTTTAAATGGAATACCTCAGAGCCTCCCATGAACTGGTTTTGATGATGGTCATGATGGATTGATCTTTTGTACTTTTTATGTAAAAGGTCGTTAGGTTTGATGGCTGTTGTTCAAACGGTTCTCTTAGGCAATGGGGTTTTATTGCACAAAGAACTTGATCAACGGTACATCCAACTGACATTGTTTTTATGGTACATTTAACAGATGACGTAGCTACGGTACAGATAACTGTTATGTGTCACTGACATGATTTCGCTATAagcaccatatatatatatatatatatatatacagtatgtatcacTGCTATTAATTGTTGGCCTGGTAAAGTTTTTTGCTCCAGAGCTTCGGTCAAAGGCAATTATAGGTACATTATGAATTTCAGGCCATAACAAATGAATATTAGTTCAATATTGATGTTATTGTAGGGTACTTTATTTTCATGACTGAATGATCCTGACAGATAAATCTGACCTCGTCAAATTGAACTAATATACTGTACAACAGTAAACAAGTCCTGTCAGTATGATGGACCTTCAACTTTTTATATTCCAAATCTCATCGGccaattaataataataataatgggatTTGTAGCCGACTAACAATCATAAATTCAAATGTTGATTTTTCTTTAGCCAGTAAACTGGGTTTAGCTGGAGTTTGAGGTGATTTTGCGATTCATTGCATGTCCCAATCTCCATGGTAACCCCTAACTTATGCTTTACTAAGATCAGGGTTGACATGAATAAATATGATTTATACAAATTCTCCTTGTCTAGCTTGGTTTATGGTCTGGTGGAATCCTAGAAGAAACAAATCTACTGTACTCATGATTCTAAGCAAGAGATAAGCATACATTTATTGAAACAAAATCTTATATTTGATACATATTACATTTTCAAAGAAACATGAACAGTTTTGCTTCCTTCAGTGGCAGTGTTAAATTAAGTTGAATACAAAATTACATATTAAGCCAGCTAAACAAAAAAATGTGATGAATAGATAAATATTTCTCTACAGTCTGGCCATTTAAGAATGAACACGCAAGATCTGGTTCTGAGATCAACTACAAGGTGCTTTTTAAAATCAGAGCACATCTTCTAGGCCAGTTAAAGGTTTGTGCAGTATATACTGATTTGGTCCCTCAGCTCCATAAACCGACACATTCTAATCGAACAAACCTTGAGATTAACAGTGCCCTTATCACACGGCTTACACCAgtgatgggcaactttgatgggggtgggggccacatccatagactaaccaaccaattacattttttttaaatgctgacacgagctaattgagtgactgctgatgcacaaccaccttgtgtattctactattctaactctcaacagtaagtggaggctgctgaggggaggacggctcataataatggatggaatggcatcaaacacctggaaaccatgtgtttgataccattccattagcacgagcccatcctccccaattaaggtaccatTAACCAACCTGTGTTCAACAGTAAACCTGACAGTTCTTTTTTTGTGTGGGCCTGCATGCCGACAGTTGCCCACCCCTGGCATACACTGAAGGAGGACTTTAAGGGCCGGTTTCTCAGACTCAGATTAATCTTGGTCCTTGGACTTTATTAGTCCACACGGGATGGAAATCTGTCTTGTTTTTTTGCCAACCCCtcccacacacatatatacaaacACACATTAGGTTGGAGATGCTGAAGCAGTCTAACGAAGGATCCAATGCGATCGCATTTTGTCTGCTGAGCACCTTTTCAAGGCAATGCTCCCACATTCACGGTGAATGCGCCATGTCAGCTCAATCGCAAATGACCTGGAAATGGCGCAATCGGACTGAATCCTGGCCTAAAATACCTTTACAATGCAGATTCTCCAATGAGAATGACTTTTAATTAAAGACTTAAATTTGAGTCTAAGACACTGGCCATATGGGTCCTTACTGAGTAATACATACATCCCATATTAGGCTTTACAGGGGTTAAAACTAAGATAAATTACTGAATCTATTACAAATAAACTCTGGATAATAAGAGCAGGTACTAAATTGTGATTCAAGCAGAAAGTTTctggaattttttgttgttgttgggaacATTCAACGTATCAGACGGTTGTGACTAAATTGAGTACAGCTACGACCAGAAgttacttttcgtagcaggttaggagaacattTTAGCTAACCTTAACATCATTCTCCTAACCTGGTACGAAAAAGTACCTTCTAGTCGTAGCTGTACTCCACCTAGTCAGAACCCTATCAGAGTGTGAGGGTCAGGTCAGCTCCGCCCACAAAGCGGCAGTGGACATTCTCTAGGAAGGGCAGCTGGGATTGGAGGAGGTCCACCGTTGTTATGGAGATGTCTTTACACATGGAGATGTCCAGCGTCCGCAGTCTCTTACAGTGTTGGACGAGCATGAAGAGAGACCTGTGGGAGCATGAGTTCACTGCTGTCAAACACTGATACACAGATAacagtctgtctctctggggttctgtgtgtgtgtgtgtgtctcacctatCTGTGACTGCGTCGCAGCAGGACAGGTAGAGGTGCTGCAGCCTGGCGAGGTAGGGGGCGGCGCGGGCGATACCCTGGTCACTGATCTGGGGGCAGTGGCTGAGTGCCAGGCTGGTGAGGCTGCGGCAGTGATAGGCCACCGACGCCAGGCTGTCATCACTGATCTCaggcagcatggagagagagaggcgctgGAGGTCTGGATAACGCAGCACCTGCTCACAACAATTGCCCGGTTAACTTATAGGGAAATtgcaaaattgtttaacttcatattcatcataaCTAGCACCACTCCATCAATATGTGAAAATGgcacatttctatgttttgtagtaaaaaaaagATAAGAAGCTAAGTATTTCCAAAgacatcaaccaattagtaggcaatgcctactcaaaattggatatatatatatatatatatttttttttttttaataaacaaaataaattcACACAACGCACACCGATGATGTTGCTACAAAACATAGAAGAGCGTCATTTCCACATATGTTAATGTTGGGTttgtgctggagatgatgaatattacgtttttttaaaatatatatttttatgtccCTTTAATGGAGCGGTTCctaacctgaccaggaaaaactctgggccctggtAAATAACCTAAAACTCCTTGCCCTAACCATAGCTTGTATATTCTCATGGTAGACCAACCTGTGTGATGCTGCTGTCAGTGAGTTTGGAGCAGGCAGACAGGTCGAGCTCCTGGAGGCTCCTGAGGGCCAGCAGTGAGGACCCCTCCTGTTCCTTGAACACCCCTAGGTCCTCGTCCGTCACCAGCCGGGGCTTCTCCTGGAAGGGCATGCTGGGAGGCCGGAAGAAACCCATATTTCCAAAAGTACGGGTGAAGCTGGGCCCCTTGTCCTCCTACAAAGGAGCCAGTGTGAGAGGTTGTAGGTCAGGGGCGCACGGTCGTAGTAAGCTACAGTGGTGGTAACATGAATTTAAGCAAAGTCAAGACCAGCTAGTCTGCTTATATACTATTCCCAAGACATCTAGACTTTTCCCcacccagccctctctcaccattTCCTTGCTGGGCTCACACTCCTTGGTGAGCTCCACCATGCCCAGCAGCCCCCAGTCTGTGATCTCCTTGCACCAGCCCAGTCGCAGCACCACCAGCCCGGGCAGGTAGGTGGCGATAGCACGCACGCTAAGGTCTGTGAGGTAGACGCAGGAGGTGAGGTCCAGCTCCCGCAAACTAGAGCCCAGCAGCCGAGCCAGAGAGAACACAGCCAGGtcctgggagagagatgggaaacaAAGGAACATGAGGGATGATGTCCTGATAAACATTTAATTCTATAAAAGAGAAATCCTGAAAGAGTCAGGTAAAACAGCTCTGGTAAAGTCATAGtaatgtgagggagagagaagcacACACACTGACCCTGATATATGTGCAGCTCTTGAAGCTGAGTGTCTCCAACCGTGCCCTGGGCTCCAGGGCAGAGAGCCCTTTCACTATCTCAGCCCCACTGACATGCAGGCACTCAGACAGATCCAGGGTCCTCAGCTCCGGCAGCATCATCAGGTCAGCCAGCCCTTTATCCGTCATCCTCCAGTcccgggacagagagaggaaccggaggcTCTTCAGGCCCAGGGCCACAGCCAGTACAGCCCGGCTGGTGAGCTCTGTACAGGCGCTGAGGTCCAGGATCCGGAGGCCAGGCTGGTGCTTGCAGAGCACCTCCACAGAGTAGTCGGTCAGCTCCTTGCAGCCCCGCAGACGCAGCTCCTCTAGAGACAGGCCCCCTACCTGGGCCACGGAGCGCAGCGACTCTGGGGTGATGCTAGTTCTGCTCAGGTCCAACCCCCGCACGGTGGAGGCCTGCTCCTGCAGCAGCCTGCGGAGGTTCCGTAGGGAGAGCAGGGCAGAGGAGTCAGGCCCCACGGGGCAGCCACGGTACGGGTCAAACTCAAAGGCGATGTGGCAGCCGGCCAGGGAGAGACGGCGAAGTCTGAGAGTGCAGCTCGTGAGCCGGTTGAAGGTGAGGTCTGATAGATAGCGCAGGTCAGAGAGATCCAGCTCCTCAAGACCTGCTAAAGCTACCCGCACCTAGGAAAAGGACAAACAAATTTTAAAAAACTGGCATGTgtaaaaattatatttaaaaaataattagaAGGatactcatcatcatcatctccagCCTACAGGGTCTGTCTGACCTGCTGGCGGTGCTCTTCTTTGGACAGGAAGGCTCCAGACATGAAGAGGCTGTCCAGGCCACGGAGGTCAAGCCTGCGCAGGGCGGTCAGGTGGggcagcagggccaggagggaaGACTCGGTCACGCTGCTTCCTGGCAGGGCCAGGCTCTCCAGCCGAGGGCCTAGATGGAGCCCTATCTCCTGAAGCACAGCCCGGGACATACTGGACCCATCCAGATGGCTTATGACCAGGCTGCAGCGGGAACGCCTACTCAGGCCCCGGATCAGATCCAGGGAGGAGATAGAGGCTGGGAACTTGAAGGTGTCATTCCTCTGGAAAATGGAGTCAGAGTTAGGATTAGGTTGTTAGTGAGATTGATGAAATTTGTGAGATTAAGGGGAAATTGTGGAATAGAGTAGTACCTGAAATTGGAGGTCTTGGCTCGCATCATACCAGCTCCAGCAGACCAGAGAGGCTTCCTTCCTGTCTGATGCTTTGAGGAAACTTAGGATGTAGGTGACGATCTAGACATGAAGTTGATTGGACCACCAGGTCTTTTACAACAGTTCTATCATAGTGCCATGCATAAGGAAATCGATCAAATCAGGTGTgccaaaaatgtaaataatcagTGCATTATAACTTGTTAGTTAACATCTTTTGTGCTGGTAGTAACATATCAAGTTGTTGACGCAACGTGCTAGTCAAGACACCCAAAGCATTGACAACCACAGTGACACCAACTGTTATTTTATGAAGCAGGCTACTAGCCTATTTGCTAGTCTTACCTCAAGAGGTAACTCAGGCGTTTCCATGGTTATTTATATCATCCCCAGTCACATCCTTGGATTAAAAGATGGAGTGTAGTCCATTATATTGATCATGTCAATATCTGTCAAGCATTTTCAATTCCGATTTTCGCTGATGAGCTAGCTACGACATCAAGTGCTGTCAGCTAACTAACGTTAACCGTAGCTATCCAGCTAGCTAGCTTCCTCTCTGGCTAGTTTAGTTAATCAttacattagctagctatcttcaaTCTTGCtagtttcattcattcattcacgtCCCAATCAGACCTGGTTCGCCAAGTTGAGCTCTTTTGATGCATTTCAATTCTCACTTCAACAGTTATATAATTTAGAGCACGAAgatgtcatcaccctcttcactTTGCCAGCGCCACAGATGGTCCCTCAGCTGACTGCAGA
This genomic stretch from Salvelinus alpinus chromosome 15, SLU_Salpinus.1, whole genome shotgun sequence harbors:
- the fbxl9 gene encoding F-box/LRR-repeat protein 2 isoform X1, encoding METPELPLEIVTYILSFLKASDRKEASLVCWSWYDASQDLQFQRNDTFKFPASISSLDLIRGLSRRSRCSLVISHLDGSSMSRAVLQEIGLHLGPRLESLALPGSSVTESSLLALLPHLTALRRLDLRGLDSLFMSGAFLSKEEHRQQVRVALAGLEELDLSDLRYLSDLTFNRLTSCTLRLRRLSLAGCHIAFEFDPYRGCPVGPDSSALLSLRNLRRLLQEQASTVRGLDLSRTSITPESLRSVAQVGGLSLEELRLRGCKELTDYSVEVLCKHQPGLRILDLSACTELTSRAVLAVALGLKSLRFLSLSRDWRMTDKGLADLMMLPELRTLDLSECLHVSGAEIVKGLSALEPRARLETLSFKSCTYIRDLAVFSLARLLGSSLRELDLTSCVYLTDLSVRAIATYLPGLVVLRLGWCKEITDWGLLGMVELTKECEPSKEMEDKGPSFTRTFGNMGFFRPPSMPFQEKPRLVTDEDLGVFKEQEGSSLLALRSLQELDLSACSKLTDSSITQVLRYPDLQRLSLSMLPEISDDSLASVAYHCRSLTSLALSHCPQISDQGIARAAPYLARLQHLYLSCCDAVTDRSLFMLVQHCKRLRTLDISMCKDISITTVDLLQSQLPFLENVHCRFVGGADLTLTL
- the fbxl9 gene encoding F-box/LRR-repeat protein 2 isoform X2; the encoded protein is MSRAVLQEIGLHLGPRLESLALPGSSVTESSLLALLPHLTALRRLDLRGLDSLFMSGAFLSKEEHRQQVRVALAGLEELDLSDLRYLSDLTFNRLTSCTLRLRRLSLAGCHIAFEFDPYRGCPVGPDSSALLSLRNLRRLLQEQASTVRGLDLSRTSITPESLRSVAQVGGLSLEELRLRGCKELTDYSVEVLCKHQPGLRILDLSACTELTSRAVLAVALGLKSLRFLSLSRDWRMTDKGLADLMMLPELRTLDLSECLHVSGAEIVKGLSALEPRARLETLSFKSCTYIRDLAVFSLARLLGSSLRELDLTSCVYLTDLSVRAIATYLPGLVVLRLGWCKEITDWGLLGMVELTKECEPSKEMEDKGPSFTRTFGNMGFFRPPSMPFQEKPRLVTDEDLGVFKEQEGSSLLALRSLQELDLSACSKLTDSSITQVLRYPDLQRLSLSMLPEISDDSLASVAYHCRSLTSLALSHCPQISDQGIARAAPYLARLQHLYLSCCDAVTDRSLFMLVQHCKRLRTLDISMCKDISITTVDLLQSQLPFLENVHCRFVGGADLTLTL